A window of the Helianthus annuus cultivar XRQ/B chromosome 4, HanXRQr2.0-SUNRISE, whole genome shotgun sequence genome harbors these coding sequences:
- the LOC110868202 gene encoding pentatricopeptide repeat-containing protein At4g38150, with the protein MFHTHMPKFTSILFSTLKLPPSTLLLRPPTHSSFSRLFSRPKQPHRNTKVNFSLSDSESEPESTPPPSNKTNPPPPYNPFNKTPVITEPDDPTNLQEVFHKIRTDGLNNSAVKMFDALSKDGLTHEALELFSQIKDKGYMPDVVAHTAVIEAYASAGKAKEALKVYMRMLGSGVLPNAYTYTVLIKSLAGSGDGKLVAEANKCFVEMMGKNIRPNPGTCLAVFEGLVKGGKEEEGRELVVKMKALGFAPDQEGLRELLKNKRGQVFRSVMNILFAE; encoded by the exons ATGTTTCACACCCATATGCCTAAATTCACTTCCATCCTCTTCTCCACTCTCAAACTCCCACCCTCAACCCTCCTCCTCCGCCCACCAACCCACTCCTCCTTCTCTCGCCTCTTCAGCCGCCCTAAACAACCACACCGCAACACCAAGGTCAATTTCTCCTTATCCGATTCCGAATCCGAACCCGAATCAACACCACCACCTTCCAACAAAACAAACCCACCGCCTCCTTACAATCCCTTTAACAAAACCCCCGTGATCACCGAACCCGATGACCCAACAAACCTTCAGGAAGTCTTCCACAAGATACGCACAGATGGGCTCAACAATAGTGCAGTTAAGATGTTCGACGCATTGTCTAAAGACGGTCTCACTCATGAGGCGCTTGAACTTTTTTCCCAGATTAAAGATAAAGGTTATATGCCCGATGTGGTGGCTCATACGGCTGTGATTGAAGCGTATGCATCTGCAGGTAAAGCGAAAGAGGCGCTGAAGGTGTATATGCGGATGTTGGGTTCGGGTGTGTTGCCGAATGCGTATACTTACACGGTGTTGATCAAGTCGCTTGCGGGATCTGGTGATGGGAAGTTGGTGGCGGAAGCGAACAAGTGCTTTGTGGAGATGATGGGGAAGAACATTAGACCCAATCCAG GGACATGTTTGGCGGTTTTCGAGGGGCTTGTGAAGGGAGGGAAGGAGGAAGAAGGGAGAGAACTGGTGGTGAAGATGAAAGCTCTTGGTTTTGCTCCAGATCAGGAGGGGTTGAGagagttgctgaagaacaaaagaGGTCAGGTTTTTCGGTCTGTAATGAACATTCTCTTTGCTGAATGA